CGCTGACCCGCCCAGGCGTCCCGACCACGCTCGAGGACCCGCCGCTCGGCGGGCCGGTCGCCGGCCTCGCCGCCGGGCTCGCGCTGCTCGTCGCGCCGCCCGCGGACCTGGCGGGCGTGCCGGGTCCGGCGGGCGCTGCGCGCGCCGCCGAGGTGGTCGTCGTGCTCGCGTGCGACGTGCCGCGCGCCGGTTCCGTGGTCCCCGCGCTCGTGGCCGCGGCGAGCGCGCCGGGGACCGACGGTGCGCGCCTGGTCGATGCCGAGGGTGCACCGCAGCACCTGGTCGCCGCGTACCGGACGGACGCGCTGCGGACCGCGCTCGCGTCGCTCGCGGAGGTGCGCGGCGCTTCGGTCCGCCGGCTCGTCGCGGGGCTGCACCTGCGCGACGTGCCCGACCCGGGCGGCGCGGGTGAGGACGTGGACACGTGGGCGGATGCGCGCCGCGTGGGCGCCGCGCTGTCCGGGGCCGGCGCACCTGGCCGCGAGGCGGCGCCGGGCCCGTCCGCGCCCACGGCCGACGCGGTGCGTGACACGATCGGACCCGAACGTCCGCGCCAGCCAGGGAGCAAGTCATGACCGACCCGCGTACCGCCCCGGGAGCCGACCTGCCGCAGTGGGTCGCGCACGTGACCGCGCTGCTGGGCGTCGATCCCGGTGCCGTGGACGTGGACCGGCTGCTGGGGCTGTCGAGCGACGTCGCGCACGCGGTCGCACGGCCCGCGGTGCCCGTGACCATGTTCGTCGCAGGGCTGGCGGCGGCGGGCCGGACGCCCGACGAGGTCGCCGCGCTGCTGGCCGACGTCGAGGCCGCCGCGCGCGCGTGGCCGGAGCCCGCATGATCACGGTCCGGTACTTCGCCGCGGCGGCGGAGGCCGCGGGCCTCGACCGGGAGAACGCGGCGGCCGGCCCCGGCGCGGACGTGCGCGCGGGGCTCCTGGAGCGGCACCCCGCGCTCGCGCCGATCCTCGACCGGTGCGCGCTGCTCGCCGACGGCCGTCGCCTGGCGGACGACGACGACGTGCCCGCCGGTGCCACGCTCGACGTGCTGCCGCCCTTTGCGGGCGGCTGACGCGGCTCAGCCGCCGATCGCGCTCATCGGGCGCCGGGGCTGCAGGAACGTGGGGTCGTCGATGCCGTGCCCGGCCTTCTTGCCGGCCAGGCAGCGCCGGTACGCCTCGGCGAGGCCCTCCGCGACCTCGCCGTCCGGCGCCGTCCGCAGGATCTCGCGCGTGTCCACCTCGGCCTGCGAGAACAGGCATGCGCGCAGCTGGCCGTCGGCCGTGAGGCGCAGCCGGTCGCATGCGCCGCAGAACGGCGCGCTCACCGACGCGATGACGCCCACGGTCGCGGGCCCGCCGTCGACGTACCAGAGCTCGGCCGGTGCGGCACCGCGCCCCGGCACCTCGGTCAACGTGAACGCCGCGGTCAGCCGCTCGAGGATCTCGGCCTGCGTCACCATGGCCGTGCGGTCCCACGTGTGCCCGCCGTCCAGCGGCATCTGCTCGATGAACCGCATCTGGTAGCCGCGCTCCACCGCGAACCGCGTGAGCGCCACCACCTCGTCGTCGTTGACGCCGCGCATCGCCACCGCGTTGATCTTGACCGGGTGCAGCCCCGCGGCGTCCGCGGCGGCGATGCCCGCGAGCGTCTCCACCAGGCGGTCGCGCCGGGTCAGCTCGGCGAAGCGCGCGCGGTCGAGCGTGTCCAGACTGACGTTGACGCGCTGCAGCCCCGCGTCGCGCAGCGGCGCCGCGAGCGCGGGCAGGCGCAGGGCGTTGGTGGTCAGCGAGACCTCGACCGGGGCGCCGTCGGGCGTGGTCAGCGCGGTCAGGCGGCGCACCACGTCCACCACGTCCACGCGCAGCAGCGGCTCGCCGCCCGTGAGCCGGATCTCGCGGATGCCCAGGTCCACGCCCACCGCCGCGACGCGCACGATCTCGTCGGTGCTGAGCATGGTCGAGCGTGCGAGCCAGGGGACGCCCTCGGCGGGCATGCAGTACGTGCAGCGCAGCGAGCAGCGGTCCGTCAGGGAGATGCGCAGGTCGTGGTGCGCGCGCCCGAACCGGTCGACGAGCGTGCCGCGCGGTGTCGCGGCCGATCCGTCGCTGACCCCGGGGCCCGTCACAGGCCCACCCAGTGGTGCGTGCCGCCCGCCAGGAGCTCGCGCTTCCACACCGGCAGCTCGGCCTTGACCGTCTCCACCAGGGCGCGGCACGCGTCGAACGCCTGCGCGCGGTGCGCGGCGGCGACCGCGACCACGATCGCCGCCTCACCGACGCGCAGGTGACCCGTGCGGTGGCTGACCGCGACACCGAGCACGTCGGGCTCGTCGGCCACGCGTCTGGCCAGGTCCGTCAGCACCGCACCCGCGTCCGGGTGCGCGCTGTAGTCGAGGCCCACCACCTCGCCCGTCACCGACGGGTCGTGGTCCCGGACCAGCCCGACGAACGTCGCGACCGCCCCCGTGCGCGGCCCGCTCACGTGTTCCACGTGAAACAGCAGGTCAAGCGGCTGGTCGGTGACGGCCGCGATCATGCGTGATCACCGCCCCGGACCTGGCTCAGCAGATGCGGCAGCAGCGGGAGCAGCACGCCCAGGCCCTCCGCGACGCCGCGCGGCGAACCGGGCAGGTTGACGAGCACGGCGCCCGACGCGGTGACCCCGACCAGACCGCGGCTCAGCACCGCGGTGGGCACGTCCGACGAGCGCCGCAGCAGATCCGCGACACCCGGCAGCTCCTTGACCAGCAGCGGGCGCGTGCCCTCGGGCGTCTCGTCGCGCGGGCCGACGCCCGTCCCGCCCGAGGTCAGGACCAGGTGCGCACCGGCCGCCACCGCGGCCTCGAGCGCGCCGCGCACGCTCGTCGCGCCGTCGGGCACCACCACGGGCGCGTCCACCGCGAAGCCCGCGGCGCGCAGCCGCTCGGCGGCGGCAGGGCCCGAGAGGTCCTCACGCGTGCCGGCGGCGCTGCGGTCGGACACGACCACGACGACCGCCCGGGGGGTGCTCACCCGGTCAGGCTAACCACGACCCGGTGCGGGGTGCGCGGCCGCCCACCGTGCAATCTCGGGCGCACGCCCACGGTCGGCCCTGGGACACCGCGACCGTGGCGCGAGGGAGCGGGTAGCCTGCTCGTGTGCGGCCGAGCCGCGCGCCCAACTGAACACGCTGCTCGAACCGAGGCGGGAGAGACCCGCGTGCGGGCGCCGAAGGAGCAACCCTCCCCGGGAATCTCTCAGGCACCAGTACCGCCACGGCGAGGCAACTCTGGAAAGCGGCCGGAACGCACGGCCCACCGACGGTGCAAGCCGGCGCGCCCCGTAGGCGGACCGGCAAAACTCTCAGGTCGTCGCGCTGCGACGGATGACAG
The Cellulomonas gilvus ATCC 13127 DNA segment above includes these coding regions:
- the mobA gene encoding molybdenum cofactor guanylyltransferase produces the protein MTTPDEQAAGWPAADAGAGPTPMFDAIVLAGGAGRRLEGAVKPELVLGGRALVDHALDAVSRARRCVLVAPPALTRPGVPTTLEDPPLGGPVAGLAAGLALLVAPPADLAGVPGPAGAARAAEVVVVLACDVPRAGSVVPALVAAASAPGTDGARLVDAEGAPQHLVAAYRTDALRTALASLAEVRGASVRRLVAGLHLRDVPDPGGAGEDVDTWADARRVGAALSGAGAPGREAAPGPSAPTADAVRDTIGPERPRQPGSKS
- a CDS encoding DUF6457 domain-containing protein, with protein sequence MTDPRTAPGADLPQWVAHVTALLGVDPGAVDVDRLLGLSSDVAHAVARPAVPVTMFVAGLAAAGRTPDEVAALLADVEAAARAWPEPA
- a CDS encoding MoaD/ThiS family protein, which codes for MITVRYFAAAAEAAGLDRENAAAGPGADVRAGLLERHPALAPILDRCALLADGRRLADDDDVPAGATLDVLPPFAGG
- the moaA gene encoding GTP 3',8-cyclase MoaA, whose amino-acid sequence is MTGPGVSDGSAATPRGTLVDRFGRAHHDLRISLTDRCSLRCTYCMPAEGVPWLARSTMLSTDEIVRVAAVGVDLGIREIRLTGGEPLLRVDVVDVVRRLTALTTPDGAPVEVSLTTNALRLPALAAPLRDAGLQRVNVSLDTLDRARFAELTRRDRLVETLAGIAAADAAGLHPVKINAVAMRGVNDDEVVALTRFAVERGYQMRFIEQMPLDGGHTWDRTAMVTQAEILERLTAAFTLTEVPGRGAAPAELWYVDGGPATVGVIASVSAPFCGACDRLRLTADGQLRACLFSQAEVDTREILRTAPDGEVAEGLAEAYRRCLAGKKAGHGIDDPTFLQPRRPMSAIGG
- a CDS encoding molybdenum cofactor biosynthesis protein MoaE, encoding MIAAVTDQPLDLLFHVEHVSGPRTGAVATFVGLVRDHDPSVTGEVVGLDYSAHPDAGAVLTDLARRVADEPDVLGVAVSHRTGHLRVGEAAIVVAVAAAHRAQAFDACRALVETVKAELPVWKRELLAGGTHHWVGL
- a CDS encoding MogA/MoaB family molybdenum cofactor biosynthesis protein encodes the protein MSTPRAVVVVVSDRSAAGTREDLSGPAAAERLRAAGFAVDAPVVVPDGATSVRGALEAAVAAGAHLVLTSGGTGVGPRDETPEGTRPLLVKELPGVADLLRRSSDVPTAVLSRGLVGVTASGAVLVNLPGSPRGVAEGLGVLLPLLPHLLSQVRGGDHA